A genomic stretch from Haloferax sp. Atlit-12N includes:
- a CDS encoding universal stress protein, translating to MFDHILVPTDGSDHAVRAADYAVDLAATYGASLHVLYVVDVRTGHADAPVDDGDSQTRGEAAVGVVADRAADRDVPVETEIRVGLPHETIIDYGEERDIDLVVMGTHGTSGLERYLLGSVAERVVRLSDVPVLCVPPADDDE from the coding sequence ATGTTCGACCACATCCTCGTCCCCACCGACGGCAGTGACCACGCGGTCCGCGCCGCCGACTACGCGGTCGACCTCGCGGCGACCTACGGGGCCTCGCTCCACGTCCTCTACGTCGTCGACGTTCGAACCGGCCACGCTGACGCACCCGTCGATGACGGCGATTCCCAGACGCGCGGGGAGGCAGCGGTCGGTGTCGTCGCTGACCGCGCGGCCGACCGCGACGTCCCCGTCGAGACGGAGATTCGGGTCGGCCTACCGCACGAGACTATCATCGACTACGGCGAGGAACGCGACATCGACCTCGTGGTGATGGGCACCCACGGGACGAGCGGACTGGAGCGATACCTGCTCGGAAGCGTCGCTGAGCGAGTCGTCAGACTCTCGGATGTGCCGGTGCTGTGCGTGCCGCCGGCTGACGACGACGAGTGA
- a CDS encoding HTH domain-containing protein yields the protein MQTDGERRVELWIRPIRDGLGEEHQTLVVRLERLADEGLVDDVCVRTWGREVDVESDTAPTKRDAIVRERLAECRLWARTEGVALPTLDEHATVGSGRMGPEHDAVVLPPTLGIVFRDDEIEDVYPHERDDGTRTLADWVETAESFLGIDRDHVEV from the coding sequence ATGCAGACCGACGGTGAACGGCGGGTAGAACTGTGGATTCGCCCGATTCGGGACGGCCTCGGGGAAGAACACCAGACGCTAGTCGTTCGACTCGAACGACTCGCTGACGAGGGGCTCGTCGACGACGTGTGCGTCCGGACGTGGGGTCGCGAGGTTGACGTGGAGTCCGACACCGCACCGACGAAACGAGACGCAATCGTCCGCGAGCGACTCGCCGAGTGTCGACTGTGGGCGCGAACGGAAGGGGTCGCGCTCCCGACGCTCGACGAGCACGCGACGGTCGGGTCGGGACGGATGGGTCCCGAACACGACGCGGTCGTCCTTCCGCCGACGCTGGGCATCGTCTTCCGCGACGACGAAATCGAGGACGTCTATCCGCACGAGCGAGACGATGGGACTCGAACGCTCGCCGACTGGGTCGAGACCGCCGAGTCGTTCCTCGGTATCGACCGCGACCACGTCGAGGTGTAA
- a CDS encoding transcriptional regulator, producing MTKLKVTVGEGNDLDERTRQRLKAAQAGEELDDAQPVLNFDSFAELSRLLSPKNLELLEAISEAEPDSIREAAELVDRDYKQVHRNLTELADIGVIDFEGGGPGLPKKPVLVYDGLEIDLPFNNSNNNVGTAAP from the coding sequence ATGACGAAGCTCAAAGTGACGGTTGGTGAGGGGAACGACCTCGACGAACGCACGAGACAGCGGCTCAAGGCGGCACAGGCAGGCGAGGAACTCGATGACGCTCAGCCGGTGCTGAACTTCGACTCGTTCGCCGAACTCAGTCGGCTGCTCAGTCCGAAGAACCTCGAACTGTTAGAGGCAATCTCTGAGGCTGAACCGGACAGCATCCGCGAAGCCGCAGAGTTGGTTGACCGTGATTACAAGCAGGTTCACCGGAACCTGACTGAACTGGCTGATATCGGCGTCATCGACTTCGAAGGCGGTGGCCCCGGACTCCCGAAGAAACCCGTGCTAGTCTACGACGGTCTCGAAATCGACCTTCCGTTCAACAACTCGAACAACAACGTCGGGACCGCCGCGCCGTAG
- a CDS encoding class I SAM-dependent methyltransferase family protein: protein MNVPCVRVPRESGEAARRRLADAGLLDHDHEITVAEGTLYIPVIDADAVPDDLAVVDFEPPTRETQTTPADLLGFEPSYERLGDIVILDEDDPDRARDIADAIVASDLKAETVVNRASKVKGELRIRDWDVLVGDSTETVHREYGHEFRLDIGAVYFSPRLATERHRVVEAVREGEHVFDMFAGVGPFAVPAAAAGAEVVACDLNEAAVEYLRENAERNDVTDRITAIHGDVREVAADYEGWADRLIMNLPHSASDFLDTAVRLASDECVIHLYDIQHEDDPFGPGLAAVRAAAEPTYEVEVVNEHVVRSYAPHEYNVCLDVRLTKRA, encoded by the coding sequence ATGAACGTCCCCTGCGTCCGCGTGCCCCGCGAGTCCGGCGAGGCGGCGCGCCGGCGCCTCGCCGACGCCGGCCTGCTCGACCACGACCACGAGATTACCGTCGCCGAGGGGACCCTCTACATCCCCGTCATCGATGCCGACGCCGTCCCCGACGACTTGGCTGTCGTCGACTTCGAACCCCCTACCCGCGAGACGCAGACCACGCCCGCCGACCTACTCGGCTTCGAACCCTCCTACGAGCGCCTCGGCGACATCGTCATCCTCGACGAGGACGACCCCGACCGCGCCCGCGACATCGCCGACGCCATCGTCGCCTCGGACCTCAAGGCCGAGACGGTCGTCAACCGCGCCTCGAAGGTCAAAGGCGAACTCCGCATCCGCGACTGGGACGTGCTCGTCGGCGACTCGACCGAGACGGTCCACCGCGAGTACGGCCACGAGTTCCGCCTCGACATCGGCGCGGTCTACTTCTCCCCACGCCTCGCGACCGAGCGCCACCGCGTCGTCGAGGCGGTTCGCGAGGGCGAGCACGTGTTCGACATGTTCGCCGGCGTGGGCCCCTTCGCCGTCCCGGCCGCCGCCGCGGGCGCGGAGGTCGTCGCCTGCGACCTCAACGAGGCGGCCGTCGAGTACCTCCGCGAGAACGCCGAGCGGAACGACGTGACCGACCGAATCACCGCGATTCACGGCGACGTGCGCGAGGTCGCCGCCGACTACGAAGGCTGGGCCGACCGGCTCATCATGAATCTCCCGCACAGCGCCAGCGACTTCCTCGATACGGCGGTCCGCCTCGCGAGCGACGAGTGCGTGATTCACCTCTACGATATCCAACACGAGGACGACCCGTTCGGACCGGGACTCGCCGCCGTCCGCGCCGCCGCCGAACCGACCTACGAGGTCGAAGTCGTGAACGAGCACGTCGTCCGGTCGTACGCCCCCCACGAGTACAACGTCTGTCTCGACGTTCGCCTGACGAAGCGGGCGTGA
- a CDS encoding universal stress protein translates to MDAILVAVDGSPLSKRAFEQALAHADSTVVALHVIDPTDPGYSAPLDVDISTEPLHGSEEWYERADELAEDIFDELAALADGSGVELRTETHRGDPARTIVEFARREGVDAVYLGGHGRTGETDLLFGSVAELVAGRAPMSVMVVR, encoded by the coding sequence ATGGATGCGATTCTCGTCGCCGTCGACGGCTCGCCGCTGTCGAAGCGAGCGTTCGAACAGGCCCTCGCGCACGCCGACTCGACGGTCGTAGCCCTACACGTCATCGACCCGACGGACCCCGGCTACAGCGCACCGCTCGACGTGGACATCAGCACGGAACCACTCCACGGCTCCGAGGAGTGGTACGAACGCGCCGACGAACTCGCAGAGGATATCTTCGACGAACTCGCGGCGCTGGCCGACGGGAGCGGCGTGGAACTCCGAACCGAGACCCACCGTGGAGACCCCGCGCGGACCATCGTCGAATTCGCGCGCCGGGAGGGCGTCGACGCCGTCTACCTCGGCGGTCACGGCCGCACCGGCGAGACGGACCTGCTGTTCGGGAGCGTCGCCGAGTTGGTCGCCGGACGCGCGCCGATGAGCGTGATGGTCGTCCGCTGA
- a CDS encoding AsnC family protein, with the protein MTEDGGKVIAEFSALDDADLVTSNEEDTVESAVDNGYEPGSTVDDESTDVEFEMPEFVAACRYCQTSFGTEEAALEHEWNCDLEPTGECRFCGGTHIRKDVREDHFYACSEAEAHERRQKRGVRARTMRGQDSKTAVSGLRKFLLPQPHEFSAYLKWDDALSTYFGLVSLYKMHDFEEYGNLRAGFEFDDEEWNVEFGYADNPGLATPDEGTDLGRWDWRLEDVPEFLIRVYPAAYQSFNDAKDENRKRAYFRVRPRWPGITSKSGTNIPNPHNILGVDVETRGSYFDFDQYPSVLFEALRKLRERQDEFGWNSFTGIDYRALDPDEVHESSNITDAELYVRGKKGETGKVFALDGTLHRISMILGRERSGYSKSVRDDRECAGYYHTATICAMRASEVVGGHRLPKEFKHYHMRNPEAVAGTELENPKIGVSYQNSLYDDTLRFDDVDRLHNELEEGLLNVLNWSDLPVTPDHQMYVADDYFSVDGEARMVKVIDNPLPRIAQQQDDEVRLFAAANNLYETDVSIADELVTDGGHISPADLAERIGVHIDTVYRALKRLGDLVIHEYGHVELASKHIAEGIVEHIESARRSVSATLEEATDDIIRADTYGDGNGPWERWLRNYVRGRQDGRDDDRELLELAPQATRKEVKRILRTGAAKWAEVTGNEMKQFSGRFAVVADAYDSTGRVTYSLGKLRQLVG; encoded by the coding sequence ATGACCGAGGACGGCGGCAAGGTCATCGCGGAATTCTCTGCCCTCGACGACGCGGACCTCGTCACTTCGAACGAGGAGGACACAGTCGAGTCCGCAGTTGACAACGGATACGAGCCCGGCTCGACAGTCGACGACGAGTCGACCGATGTCGAGTTCGAGATGCCGGAGTTTGTCGCTGCCTGTCGCTACTGCCAGACGAGTTTCGGGACCGAGGAAGCCGCGCTCGAACACGAGTGGAACTGCGACCTGGAGCCGACCGGCGAATGTCGCTTCTGTGGCGGCACCCACATCCGGAAGGACGTTCGTGAGGACCACTTCTACGCCTGTTCGGAAGCGGAAGCACACGAGCGCCGACAGAAGCGCGGTGTCCGCGCGCGGACGATGCGCGGTCAGGACTCGAAGACTGCGGTCTCGGGCCTACGAAAGTTCCTCCTCCCGCAGCCGCACGAGTTCTCGGCGTACCTGAAGTGGGACGACGCGCTGTCGACTTACTTTGGGCTAGTCTCGCTGTACAAGATGCACGACTTCGAGGAGTACGGTAATCTCCGCGCCGGCTTCGAGTTCGACGATGAGGAGTGGAACGTCGAGTTCGGCTACGCCGACAACCCCGGCCTCGCGACGCCCGACGAGGGAACCGACCTCGGTCGATGGGACTGGCGACTGGAGGATGTTCCTGAGTTCCTCATCCGCGTCTATCCAGCGGCCTACCAGTCATTCAACGACGCGAAGGACGAGAACCGAAAGCGCGCGTACTTCCGCGTCCGACCGCGCTGGCCCGGAATTACCTCGAAGAGCGGGACGAACATCCCGAACCCGCACAACATCCTCGGCGTCGACGTCGAGACGCGCGGGAGCTACTTCGATTTCGACCAGTACCCGAGCGTACTGTTCGAGGCGCTCCGCAAGCTTCGCGAGCGCCAAGACGAGTTCGGCTGGAACTCGTTCACGGGGATCGACTACCGGGCGCTCGATCCCGACGAAGTACACGAATCGTCGAACATCACCGACGCCGAGCTGTACGTGCGCGGCAAGAAGGGTGAGACCGGCAAGGTGTTCGCGCTGGACGGGACGCTTCACCGGATTTCGATGATTCTGGGTCGCGAGCGAAGCGGCTACTCGAAGAGCGTTCGCGACGACCGCGAATGCGCCGGCTACTACCACACGGCGACGATCTGCGCGATGCGTGCGTCCGAAGTCGTCGGTGGTCACCGACTTCCGAAGGAGTTCAAGCACTACCACATGCGGAACCCCGAGGCAGTCGCTGGGACCGAACTCGAAAACCCGAAGATTGGTGTCTCCTACCAGAACTCGCTGTACGACGACACCCTCCGGTTCGACGATGTCGACCGACTCCACAACGAACTCGAAGAGGGACTGCTGAACGTCCTGAACTGGTCGGACTTGCCGGTGACGCCGGACCACCAGATGTACGTCGCGGACGACTACTTCAGCGTCGACGGCGAGGCGCGGATGGTCAAAGTCATCGACAACCCGCTGCCGCGTATTGCGCAGCAGCAAGACGACGAAGTCCGACTGTTCGCCGCCGCGAACAACCTCTACGAGACTGACGTCTCGATCGCCGACGAGTTGGTGACCGACGGCGGTCACATCTCGCCGGCCGACCTCGCCGAGCGAATTGGCGTCCACATCGACACCGTCTATCGAGCGCTGAAGCGCCTCGGTGATCTGGTCATCCACGAGTACGGTCACGTCGAACTCGCTTCGAAGCACATCGCTGAGGGGATCGTCGAACACATCGAGTCCGCTCGACGCTCGGTCTCAGCGACGCTCGAGGAAGCGACGGACGACATCATCCGCGCCGATACGTACGGAGATGGGAACGGTCCATGGGAGCGCTGGCTTCGTAACTACGTCCGTGGCCGGCAGGACGGCCGTGACGACGATCGTGAACTACTCGAGCTTGCACCGCAGGCGACGCGTAAGGAGGTCAAGCGGATCCTCCGAACCGGCGCTGCGAAGTGGGCAGAGGTGACCGGCAACGAGATGAAGCAGTTCTCTGGTCGCTTCGCGGTCGTCGCCGACGCGTACGATTCCACCGGAAGAGTCACCTACAGTCTGGGTAAACTGCGTCAGCTCGTCGGCTGA
- a CDS encoding minichromosome maintenance protein MCM — protein MNYEARLEEVLNAVAIDDIYELANDYPEETRLELDWQAIARYEAEHDDSELSLAAVSGVASDIVARPETTLERLEDVVREFDIPGREKPMARASVSVVNLPDDATFDVGGFSPEDWIGRLLALEGQITKRTAVNPMVEEAAFECFRCGTMTYIPQHSFGSLQEPHRCQGCEMQGPFRLNETQSEWTNYQKIRLQEPPENARGETEHIDIHLTGTLAGDPRVEGGTRTTFFGRLNPVYTGDVVFEKDLVGTGYTVEQGGFEDADLSEYEAIIDEVAAAPNTFELLVDSFAPSHQGHRHVKEALVLQQFGGWARTGRDGTHHRGDSHMFLLGDPGTGKTLLLEAAYEVAPRGALTDGTGSSSAGLTASIVKDSFSSEQFSIEAGTLVRANKGIAVVDELDKGETSDLDALHTALESQQVHVSKAGKNAMLPAETSLLAAGNPMGGHFDPSKDIADQVELKSPLLSRFDLIFTIRSEEDEAKIRDISEKMVRSRNRAGRRALGEDVDEDDSGQSVRLDRDEFTAYVTAAKQVQPVVRDPVVAREMREWFVETKTSLPERYATAMGEKEYDGPPLPITARKLDALQRLSEASARMRLSETVEMVDVERAKPLIERSLADIGIAPGDNSSFETATTDAAEVGI, from the coding sequence ATGAACTACGAAGCGCGACTCGAGGAGGTCCTCAACGCGGTCGCGATCGACGACATCTACGAGTTGGCCAATGACTATCCGGAGGAAACGCGCCTCGAACTCGATTGGCAAGCTATCGCGCGGTACGAGGCCGAACACGACGATTCGGAGCTTTCGCTGGCGGCCGTGTCGGGCGTCGCGAGCGATATCGTCGCCCGTCCGGAGACGACGCTAGAACGACTCGAAGACGTCGTCAGAGAGTTCGATATTCCCGGACGTGAGAAACCGATGGCGCGAGCCTCGGTCTCGGTCGTGAACCTCCCGGACGACGCGACGTTCGACGTCGGAGGGTTCTCCCCCGAAGACTGGATTGGGCGACTGCTGGCACTCGAAGGCCAGATTACGAAGCGGACCGCGGTCAATCCGATGGTCGAGGAGGCGGCGTTCGAGTGCTTCCGGTGCGGGACGATGACCTATATTCCGCAACACAGCTTCGGGTCGCTCCAAGAACCGCACCGCTGTCAGGGGTGTGAAATGCAGGGCCCATTCCGACTGAACGAGACGCAGTCCGAATGGACAAACTACCAGAAGATTCGCCTGCAGGAGCCGCCCGAGAACGCCCGTGGTGAGACCGAGCACATCGATATCCATCTCACCGGTACCTTGGCGGGAGACCCGCGAGTCGAAGGTGGGACGCGGACGACGTTCTTCGGCCGCTTGAACCCGGTGTACACCGGTGACGTGGTGTTCGAGAAGGACCTCGTCGGGACGGGCTACACGGTCGAACAGGGTGGCTTCGAGGACGCCGACCTCTCCGAGTACGAAGCGATAATCGACGAGGTTGCAGCAGCGCCGAACACGTTCGAACTCCTCGTCGATTCGTTCGCGCCGTCACATCAAGGCCACCGGCACGTCAAGGAGGCGCTGGTGCTCCAGCAGTTCGGTGGTTGGGCACGAACGGGACGGGACGGCACCCACCACCGCGGCGACTCGCACATGTTTCTCCTCGGTGACCCGGGGACCGGGAAGACGTTGCTCCTCGAGGCGGCCTACGAGGTCGCACCGCGCGGCGCGCTCACCGACGGGACCGGTTCGTCGAGCGCTGGCCTCACGGCCTCGATCGTGAAAGACTCGTTCTCGTCCGAGCAGTTCAGCATCGAGGCGGGAACGCTGGTTCGAGCGAACAAGGGAATCGCCGTCGTCGACGAACTCGACAAGGGCGAGACGAGCGACCTCGATGCGCTTCATACTGCCCTCGAATCCCAGCAGGTGCACGTCTCGAAGGCGGGGAAGAACGCGATGCTCCCTGCCGAAACGTCGCTCCTCGCGGCGGGGAACCCGATGGGTGGACATTTCGACCCGTCGAAGGATATCGCCGACCAGGTCGAACTGAAGTCGCCGCTCCTCTCTCGGTTCGACCTCATCTTCACGATTCGCTCGGAGGAAGACGAAGCGAAGATTCGGGACATTTCCGAAAAGATGGTCCGCTCTCGGAATCGTGCTGGTCGGCGTGCGCTCGGAGAAGACGTCGACGAAGACGACTCGGGTCAATCGGTCCGACTCGACCGCGACGAGTTCACCGCCTACGTCACGGCCGCGAAGCAGGTCCAGCCAGTCGTTCGTGACCCGGTAGTCGCCCGGGAGATGCGCGAGTGGTTCGTCGAGACGAAGACATCGCTGCCGGAACGCTACGCGACCGCGATGGGCGAAAAGGAATACGACGGGCCACCGTTGCCAATTACGGCGCGGAAGCTCGACGCGCTGCAGCGGCTTTCGGAGGCGTCGGCGCGGATGCGACTGTCCGAGACGGTCGAGATGGTCGACGTTGAGCGCGCGAAACCGCTCATCGAACGGTCGTTAGCTGATATCGGGATTGCACCGGGGGATAATTCTTCGTTCGAGACGGCGACGACTGACGCTGCAGAAGTTGGGATTTGA
- a CDS encoding TVP38/TMEM64 family protein, giving the protein MLSVPELFESPRDRWRTLALAVVVVAVVALAGTTLVDHFPFLANPTALRTWLLGFGALAPLAFVGVQIAQVLVAPIPGQALGFASGYLFGALWGTVYSMVGIVLGTALAVGLARALGRPYVERVVTADALSVFDDAMETHGLAVLFLVFLVPGLPDDAICFAAGLTDIPVRRVVLVAAVGRLPGFLLVNLAGAAAADGNAELTAVFVGALLAASVLGYLYRDRLMGALGSLTSRTAGR; this is encoded by the coding sequence GTGTTATCCGTCCCCGAACTCTTCGAATCGCCGCGCGACCGGTGGCGGACGCTCGCACTCGCCGTCGTCGTCGTCGCCGTCGTCGCGCTCGCCGGCACGACGCTCGTCGACCACTTCCCGTTTCTCGCCAATCCGACGGCGCTGCGGACGTGGCTCCTCGGGTTCGGCGCGCTCGCACCCCTCGCGTTCGTCGGCGTGCAAATCGCGCAGGTCCTCGTCGCACCCATCCCCGGACAGGCGCTCGGGTTCGCGAGCGGCTACCTGTTCGGCGCGCTCTGGGGAACGGTCTACAGCATGGTCGGCATCGTCCTCGGCACGGCGCTCGCGGTGGGTCTCGCGCGGGCGCTCGGCCGTCCGTACGTCGAGCGCGTCGTCACCGCCGACGCACTCTCGGTGTTCGACGACGCGATGGAGACCCACGGTTTGGCCGTCCTCTTTCTCGTGTTTCTGGTTCCGGGCCTCCCGGACGACGCCATCTGCTTCGCCGCCGGCCTCACCGATATCCCGGTTCGCAGGGTCGTTCTCGTCGCGGCGGTGGGTCGGCTCCCCGGCTTCCTGCTCGTGAACCTCGCGGGCGCGGCCGCCGCCGACGGAAACGCCGAACTCACCGCGGTCTTCGTCGGCGCGTTGCTCGCGGCGTCGGTCCTCGGCTACCTCTACCGCGACCGACTCATGGGCGCGCTCGGGTCGCTCACGAGTCGAACAGCCGGTCGTTGA
- a CDS encoding DUF6516 family protein, producing MASYITIADWKAVKDEYVVNVTIRQTEDDKYPSGWDYSLHFGSLGGDTILRYDNAHERTKGHERHTGSEVEIIDFPGMLTLYDRFKEEAEEMSSVSWDWET from the coding sequence ATGGCGTCCTACATCACGATTGCAGATTGGAAGGCTGTCAAAGACGAGTACGTCGTCAATGTAACCATCCGCCAGACGGAGGATGATAAGTATCCTAGTGGGTGGGACTACAGCCTCCATTTCGGCAGCCTCGGTGGGGACACCATCCTCCGGTACGACAACGCCCACGAACGGACGAAGGGTCACGAGCGACACACCGGGTCTGAAGTCGAGATCATCGACTTCCCTGGGATGCTGACGCTCTATGACCGATTCAAAGAAGAGGCCGAGGAGATGTCATCCGTCTCCTGGGACTGGGAAACGTGA